Part of the Yersinia hibernica genome, TCCGCAGTGATATTACTCACACTCGGCAGGTCGGCGCGGGAATTAACCGTTTCCGCTGGTCTACCTCGCAAGATGTACGTGTGTCCGGTAATCCCGCCGGTAAATACCCACGGGCCAAAATCAAATGCTTTGAAATTTCCCGCAGCAATGTGGGTTATGGCGCGGGTATTTATCTTTGGTCGCAGGGTGCGGCTTATCACGGTGAAAGCGGATTATTCCCCGGCAGAGCCCATATTGGCTGCCGCTGCCATGCTATTCCCCAAATCAAGGGGCTTGATTACTAACAGGATATATTATGCGGTTCACCGTTCGTGACCGCGTGTCCTTTCCGATTAATTCCCAACGAGAAATGACCCCTGAGGGCTATTTAAAAGTCCCCGGGCGGGTTGCGCGCGTCGGTGTGCAGCAATATCTCGCCTCTGAATTGGGATTAAAAGACAGGCCACCCGGTCAAATCGTCAATGTGTACCGGCCACCGGCGGAGGTATTTGATCCAGTTAGTCTGGCCAGTTATGACAATAAAGACGTCACCATTGATCACCCTGATGATTTGGTGAATGCCCAAACCTTTAAGCAAGTCACCGCAGGCCATGCTATTTCGCCAGGGCGACAGGATAGCGATGACCCTGATTATGTGGTGGTCGATCTGCTGATTAAAGATCAGTACGCCATTGATGCCATCAACCAAAATAAAGAGGAATTATCCGCCGGTTACACCTCTGAATACCGTTATGCCCCCGGTATCGCGCCCTGCGGTACTGCCTACGAATTTATTCAATGCACCATCACCATCAACCATATCGCACTGTGTGATCAGGCCAGAGCCGGACACCTGGCGCGGTTATTTGACCGTAAACCCAAGGGAGTAACCCCCATGTATAAAGTTGTTCTGGATTCCGGCGTGCGCGTAGAGGTGGCTGACGAAGCGACCCAGCAGCTGATCCAATCATCGATGGATGCGCTAAAAAAACGTGTTAGCGACGCAGAGGAAGGGCAGGAAAAAGCCGAAGCCGCCAAGGATGAAGCTGAACAGAAAAAAGAGGAGGCCGAAGCCAAAGCCGATGCCAAAGATGAGGAAATCGAGGCATTAAAAGAAAAATCGTCTGAGGATGCGATTTCGAAGCGGCTGGCCGATGTGGTGGCAGCGCGTGACTCTGCTATCAAAATTGCCGGTGCAGAATTTAGCTGTGATGCGGTAGACCCGCTGAAAATCAAACGAGCCGCGCTGGACAGTGCCGGGATCAAATGCCGCAAATACCCCTCATGGGATAAAGCGCCGGATGCTTACCTGGCAGCTTATTTCGACGCCGAAGAAGAGCGGCGCGAAAACGAGGATGACGATGATCCTGATGATAAAAATGAGATTAATGACTCCATCATCAATTTGGGCCGCGATATGAAGAAAGTCAAAACCGGCGATGCACAGACGACTCGTGACAGTGTGCGCCAAAGCTGGCTGGACAAACGTTATGGCAAACAAGCGGAGAATAAATAATGGCGATTGCTCAGAGTGAATTCACCAAATGGCGCGGTAAGGCTTACGAGGGCCAAATTTCAACCACGGATGTCTGTGAAGTGGTCTCACGTCGAGTGGAAACCAAAATGGTGTCCTTTGGTCGGGCAGTGATCCGTGGGGTGGGCGCGCGTTCTTGTGCACCTGTCACGCAGACCACTACCGCCGCACAGATTATCGGTTTTACCGTGCGTTCGATGGCGGTATTCAGCAATAGCGTGCCCACTAATCCCCCAGATTATGAAGTGGGTTATGAGGTCGATCATGTGGCGTCGTTACTGCGTCGTGGGCCGATGTTTGCCTTGTGTGTCGATGGTGCCAGCGCAGGCGAAACCGTAACAGTCATTACAGCCGTAGGGGTGAATCAGGGCCGGTTAACCGCAGGCGGTACCGGAGTTGAATTAGATTTTGTCCGCTGGGTTGATGATGTAGTGGCCGGTGAAGTGGGTGAAATTCGCGTTGATGGCATTCTGGCATCTACACCTGCAGCTGCTGGCGGCGAGTAAAATTAAAGGAACATATTCATGAAACGAAGTGTATTTGACGTCAGCCCAGTATCGGCGCTCTCTTTTCTGGTGCAACAAGCTGCGCATATTGAATCGGAAATTTACCGACTGGAATATCCGCAGTTTAAGTACAGCACATTGCTACCACTGGATAACAGTGCGCCAGACTGGGTAAAAGTGGTGGCGTTCCGCTCGATTGATGCCCGTGGTGAGTTACAGATATTTGGCCCGAACTCGACTGACGTGCCGACGGTGGATATCGCCATGAATCAGGGCTTCCATGAGATCAAAACCGCCGCACTGGGTTACACCTATTCCATTGAGGAAATCGGTTTTGCCATGCTCAATAACGTCAATTTGGATGCGGAGCGCGGTCAGGCGGTACGAGATGTGGTTGAACAAGGTCTGAATAAGATTTACTTGCTCGGTCACAGTGATATTGGTGAGGGGCTATATACCAGTTCCAATGTGGGTGTTGAGGCGGCTCCGGCGACCTTGGCCGATTTGGTGGCTGCTATCCCTACCAAGGGCACCCAACCGATCATTGATTTCTTTGGTGCCGCTTATAACCAGGTGTACCTGAAGAATACCGTCACGGTTCACCGCCCTAATGGTTTCGTTCTGCCCTCGGAACAACATCAATTATTGATGCGCACCCTGTTATCAACCCATAACGCTTCAAATGTCACCTTGCTGGAATTCCTGCGCACCAACTTCAAAGATATGGATTTTGATGATGATGTCTTGCTGGCCGGAGCCGGGGCAGCGAAGAAAGATCGTCTAGTGGTGTACAAAAAAGATATGCGAGTAGTGAAAGGCCACGATGTGATGCCGCTGCGCTTCCTCGCACCAGCTACACCAGACAACGTTAATTTCAAAGTGCCAGCCGTTTTACGTACCGGTGGCACGGAATGGCGTATTCCTAAAGCCGCTCACTATGTCGATGGGGTTTAATCATGTTTGAACTCACTAACTTGCACACATCACCGCTGACGGTGACCGATGAGGAAAACGGCCAGCGCATCACTATTGCTGTTGGACATTCAGCGGCGGTGAATGGCAACTTTACTCGCCACTTATTTACTCAGGCAGGCATGATGCGCGCCGAACAATTCGATGCTCCACTTAATGAGCATGCAGATGATAGTGGGCTGGATATCACTGCGGTACGTGATGAATATGAAGCCTTATTTGGTAAAAAAGCACCCTCGGCGGCTAAAGCGTTAACCTTGCAAAAGGCGATTGATAGCAAAAAAGCCGAGCTGGCGCAGAATGATGTCACGGAGCCAGAAACCCCAGCGGATGAAACCGATAACATTGATAACCCGTCCACGTGACGGGTTTTTACTTTAGGGGGAGATGTGGATATTACTGCACAAATTGTGGCTGACTTTCGCGAGTATTACCCGGAGTTCAGCGATACCACCTTATGGGCTGAGCGCGAAGTGATACAGGCATTGGAGGAGGGCGATTCGGAAACCGGCCAACGTTGGCTGAAATATCATGCCCGCCCGGCATCAATCAAAAAACGTGGCCTGTTTGCCTTTGCTGCCCACCGGTTGGTGATGCGTAAAAGGGCTATCAGTGGTGATGTTGGGGCGGCTTATGCCATCTCATCAAAATCGGTCGGTGATGAATCCACCTCTTTTGCGGTTCCGGCGGTGACTGCTGACGATCTCAATATCAATGGTGATTTACCACTGACCACCTACGGGGTGGAGTTCCTGCGCTTGCGCCGCCGAGCCGGTACCGGGGCCATGATGGTATGAAACTTCGGGCCGAAGTACGGGGCGGGACAAAACTGGCGCAGAAATTGCGCCAGATCCATCAGCGGGCAACGGCAAAACGTCGAGTGCTGGTGGGGCTGCCGGAGGGGACAGGGGTGTATGAAGATGGTGCTCCCATTGTGGTGATTGGTGCGGTACAGGAATTTGGCTCAGCTGACGGGCGTATCCCTGAGCGCTCATTTCTGCGCGTTCCACTGCGACAAAATCAGGACAACATCAAAAAAGCCTTTCGTGTGCTGACGGCGCAGGTCACTCGCGGCGAAATCACGGCATTCCAAATGCTGGATCAGATTGGTCTGCGTGCGGTGGGTTATTGCCAAGAGGCGATAGAAGCCGGTATTCAGCCCAAAAATGCTGACGCCACCGTAGCAGCTAAAGGCTCGGCAACACCGCTTATCAGGCATGGCGATTTAAAAGGCGCACTTACTCATATCGTGGAGGATTAATCATGTTCGGTAATGGTCTGGATATGCACGGGCATATTGATACCACCTTTAATTCGCCTATTGAAGGCGGTATTCGGTTGATTCGACCGACTGCCGGTGACTATAGCGGCCGCGGTGGTATTTGGCAGCAAGGAGAACCGCAGGTTACCGAATTGCAAAAGGTGAATGTGCAGTCAGCAAAATGGAAAGATATTCAAATGCTGATCGGCATGGGCGGCACGGCTAACCCGCAGGATCTGCGAGTGGTACACATCAACGATGGTGTGCATTATCTTTGGCCCGATGATGAGGGGAAATTTAGCGATTTACTGGAATTCAGCGACGGGCTGGCAATGCGGCAATGGCGGGTGGTGGCTTGCGATAACCGGCCTTGGCGTAGCTTTTGCCGTGCCTTGGTTGAACGTTATCGAGGTGCGGGCTGATGGAAACCATTGAAGAGATGTATCCGGTATTTCAGCAACTCATTTCACTCGCCGCTGCAGTCCCCCTCGAACGTGTTGTATTAGCCGATCAAGGCCGTAACCCACCAATCGGTAATAGCTTATATGCCACTTATAACCCGGTGCCGATTCGGGCCTATGGGCAAACGCGGCGCAAGCGCGAATTTATCCCGGCCATTGCTGAAACTGATCCGGCGCTAGGGGAGGAGTGGCAAGACTTGCAAGAAACAGCCTGTACATCAATGGAGTTTTTGCTGTCGGTGAATTTGCTCAATAGCGGGGCGGCAACCGCCGCTATGCATTTAGCTAACGCCAATTTCGTGACGCCAATCAGTGACTATCTGTTCCGCCATAAAATCGCCTGGCGTTTCTCCAGCAATTTCCGAAATCTCACCGGATTGTTACAAGCAGGACTACAGCCGCGCTATCAGGCTGACATCCATCTATTCATCGAAAAAACCGCATCCTACGCGCTATTACGTGCCGCAGGGTTTGACATTCAAATTAGAGAAAGAGACTGCTCTTATGGCTTATCCGGTTGATAATATTATCCCCGTCAATCTTATTCTGACGGCGGCAGGGTTGGGCTACGGTGATTTTTCCAGTGCACTCACTTTTGCTGATCCGTCAGATTTAGTTGATGGGGGCGAGTTTGCTGCAGATTCATTCCGTGACTATGCATCATTGCCAGAACTTGGCGCTGATTTCCAAACTGACAGTTCGATTTATTACATTGCCACCCGCTACTTTGCGCAAATTCCCAAGCCGCCACAAATTACCGTCTGGATGAAAAACGAAGAAAATTCACTGCTGGAAATTGTGAATAGTGCCACTGACCGTATTTGGCGCTATCACTACTTCTTTAAAGCCAGCGACTTAACCAGCAATGACATTATTCTCCAGTTGGCCGACTGGTCTGATGCCAATAGTCATCCGGTCTGGTGGACATTTAGCGCTAACGACATTGCTGATCAGAACAAGGTGAATGATGTGGTCTCACTGCTGAAAAGCAAAGGTAACCGCCATGTGTTTGCAGGCTATAAAACCGCTGGATCCGTCACTACTGACCCGACCCAAGCCTATGCCATGGTGCAATTGGCCGCCGCATTCCATAAGTTCAGGCCAACAGGGCTAAACACCGCCATTACCGGCGAGTATCAGGTGTTACCAGGAGTCATAGGCGATGATATGGCGACCAGTGCTTACAATGCCTTAAAAGCCAAGAGCGCAGTGTTTTTTACCAAAATTGAACTGGCCGGGCAAATTGATAATAGCCGGGTGATCAACAGTAAATCGATGTCGTCCTATGGCGAATTTATTGATGATGTGATCAATCTGGATGTGTTGAAAAACCATATTCAGGTGGACGGCTACAACTACATTGCTAATGTCGGCACCAAGCGCGCACTGACACCACGCGACTATGACGGGTTATTGTCTACGATTGCCACCACTTGCAAACGCTTTTTCAATAATGGTGTGCTCGGTACTGGCTCTTATGTTGATCCGGACGATGGCGTGACGAAAGTGGCTGATTTTGGTTTTGTTATCCGTTCGCGCCCTGAGGATGTCCTTTCGCTGACCTCCGACCAACGCAAAAAACGTGTTTACCCGTTAACCACCCTGTTAGTGATTTTAGGCCGTGCCGGTCATATCGCTGAAATCAATGCCACCGTGGAGTAATCCCTTATGACCATGCACAGATACGGCGCTGATGGCTCTAACCTCACCGTCTTTGGTATCCCGATTGATGATTTTGGTGATACCG contains:
- a CDS encoding structural cement protein Gp24, whose product is MAIAQSEFTKWRGKAYEGQISTTDVCEVVSRRVETKMVSFGRAVIRGVGARSCAPVTQTTTAAQIIGFTVRSMAVFSNSVPTNPPDYEVGYEVDHVASLLRRGPMFALCVDGASAGETVTVITAVGVNQGRLTAGGTGVELDFVRWVDDVVAGEVGEIRVDGILASTPAAAGGE
- a CDS encoding DUF4054 domain-containing protein; the protein is MDITAQIVADFREYYPEFSDTTLWAEREVIQALEEGDSETGQRWLKYHARPASIKKRGLFAFAAHRLVMRKRAISGDVGAAYAISSKSVGDESTSFAVPAVTADDLNINGDLPLTTYGVEFLRLRRRAGTGAMMV
- a CDS encoding DUF3383 family protein, whose translation is MAYPVDNIIPVNLILTAAGLGYGDFSSALTFADPSDLVDGGEFAADSFRDYASLPELGADFQTDSSIYYIATRYFAQIPKPPQITVWMKNEENSLLEIVNSATDRIWRYHYFFKASDLTSNDIILQLADWSDANSHPVWWTFSANDIADQNKVNDVVSLLKSKGNRHVFAGYKTAGSVTTDPTQAYAMVQLAAAFHKFRPTGLNTAITGEYQVLPGVIGDDMATSAYNALKAKSAVFFTKIELAGQIDNSRVINSKSMSSYGEFIDDVINLDVLKNHIQVDGYNYIANVGTKRALTPRDYDGLLSTIATTCKRFFNNGVLGTGSYVDPDDGVTKVADFGFVIRSRPEDVLSLTSDQRKKRVYPLTTLLVILGRAGHIAEINATVE
- a CDS encoding phage neck terminator protein encodes the protein METIEEMYPVFQQLISLAAAVPLERVVLADQGRNPPIGNSLYATYNPVPIRAYGQTRRKREFIPAIAETDPALGEEWQDLQETACTSMEFLLSVNLLNSGAATAAMHLANANFVTPISDYLFRHKIAWRFSSNFRNLTGLLQAGLQPRYQADIHLFIEKTASYALLRAAGFDIQIRERDCSYGLSG
- a CDS encoding DUF2213 domain-containing protein translates to MRFTVRDRVSFPINSQREMTPEGYLKVPGRVARVGVQQYLASELGLKDRPPGQIVNVYRPPAEVFDPVSLASYDNKDVTIDHPDDLVNAQTFKQVTAGHAISPGRQDSDDPDYVVVDLLIKDQYAIDAINQNKEELSAGYTSEYRYAPGIAPCGTAYEFIQCTITINHIALCDQARAGHLARLFDRKPKGVTPMYKVVLDSGVRVEVADEATQQLIQSSMDALKKRVSDAEEGQEKAEAAKDEAEQKKEEAEAKADAKDEEIEALKEKSSEDAISKRLADVVAARDSAIKIAGAEFSCDAVDPLKIKRAALDSAGIKCRKYPSWDKAPDAYLAAYFDAEEERRENEDDDDPDDKNEINDSIINLGRDMKKVKTGDAQTTRDSVRQSWLDKRYGKQAENK
- a CDS encoding DUF2184 domain-containing protein: MKRSVFDVSPVSALSFLVQQAAHIESEIYRLEYPQFKYSTLLPLDNSAPDWVKVVAFRSIDARGELQIFGPNSTDVPTVDIAMNQGFHEIKTAALGYTYSIEEIGFAMLNNVNLDAERGQAVRDVVEQGLNKIYLLGHSDIGEGLYTSSNVGVEAAPATLADLVAAIPTKGTQPIIDFFGAAYNQVYLKNTVTVHRPNGFVLPSEQHQLLMRTLLSTHNASNVTLLEFLRTNFKDMDFDDDVLLAGAGAAKKDRLVVYKKDMRVVKGHDVMPLRFLAPATPDNVNFKVPAVLRTGGTEWRIPKAAHYVDGV